In Paenibacillus sp. FSL R7-0345, a single window of DNA contains:
- a CDS encoding ABC transporter permease subunit, whose amino-acid sequence MSTNIEVQLQGTKTEGRLNRAWALVKRDWFLYLLLVPFLAWYAIFVFKPMYGIQIAFKDYSVFKGISGSEWVGLQHFQDFLQSENFLRVLKNTLIISFYTLLFVFPAPIIFALLLNEVKNSFFKKTVQTFTYMPHFISVVIVAGIVTNFLAPTNGLINIIIDKLGGEKIYFLAVADYFRTILNSMSIWQSTGFSAIIYIAALSGVNQELYEAAVIDGANKWKRTLNVTIPGILPTIMIMLILQVGHLLDVGYEAIVLLYQPVTYATADVISTYVYREGIVNGRYDMAAAVGLFNSVIGFILIIVANKLSKKYTESGLW is encoded by the coding sequence GTGAGTACCAACATTGAAGTTCAGCTCCAAGGCACGAAGACAGAAGGCAGGCTGAATCGGGCATGGGCCTTAGTCAAGCGTGATTGGTTTCTGTATTTGCTGCTGGTTCCTTTTCTCGCATGGTATGCCATCTTCGTATTCAAACCAATGTATGGCATTCAGATTGCGTTTAAAGACTATAGCGTTTTCAAAGGGATTTCAGGTAGTGAATGGGTTGGGCTGCAGCATTTTCAGGATTTTTTACAGAGTGAGAATTTCTTGCGTGTGCTTAAGAACACATTGATTATTAGCTTTTACACGTTGCTGTTCGTGTTTCCCGCACCAATTATTTTTGCTTTACTGCTCAATGAGGTGAAGAATTCCTTCTTCAAAAAGACGGTACAGACCTTCACCTATATGCCGCATTTTATTTCAGTGGTCATCGTTGCGGGTATTGTCACTAACTTCCTGGCCCCGACTAACGGGTTGATCAATATCATTATTGATAAGCTGGGAGGAGAGAAGATATATTTTCTGGCTGTTGCTGATTACTTCAGGACAATTCTCAACTCCATGAGTATCTGGCAGAGCACAGGATTCTCGGCAATCATCTATATAGCTGCACTTTCGGGGGTCAACCAAGAACTATATGAAGCAGCGGTTATCGATGGAGCAAACAAATGGAAGCGTACACTCAATGTGACAATTCCTGGTATTTTGCCGACAATTATGATTATGCTGATTCTGCAGGTTGGGCACTTGCTGGATGTGGGATATGAAGCCATCGTGTTGCTGTATCAACCAGTAACATATGCTACCGCAGATGTTATCAGTACTTACGTATACCGCGAAGGGATAGTAAACGGCAGATATGATATGGCTGCAGCAGTAGGGCTTTTCAATTCAGTAATCGGATTTATCCTTATAATTGTTGCTAACAAGTTAAGTAAGAAGTATACAGAATCTGGCTTATGGTAG
- a CDS encoding carbohydrate ABC transporter permease has translation MMESRGEKIFYGFNYLILGLFACCTLYPFLYVLSASFSSPQAVVTGQVLLFPKGITMEAYNAVFNEKGIWMGYANTIFYTVAGTLTSMALTIAGAYALSKKRLKGRVAINMLISFTLIFSAGMIPMYLNFRDLGLLDNRWGIVIGFGLNTFNFIILRTFFQSIPEEIEEAARIDGAGDIAVMMKLVLPLSKASLATIALFYAVARWNGFFWSMLLLRSEDKFPLQLILNRLVVQMKPSESMMNDIAFSTGETVIYATIIVAILPIIIVYPFIQKYFVKGVMIGSLKG, from the coding sequence ATGATGGAGAGTCGTGGAGAGAAGATTTTTTATGGATTCAACTATTTAATTCTAGGTTTGTTCGCTTGCTGTACCTTGTATCCATTCCTGTATGTGCTGTCTGCTTCATTTAGTTCGCCGCAGGCGGTGGTCACAGGCCAGGTGCTTCTGTTTCCAAAAGGAATTACAATGGAAGCTTATAATGCTGTATTTAATGAAAAAGGAATTTGGATGGGGTACGCCAATACAATCTTTTACACTGTTGCGGGTACACTGACCAGTATGGCTTTGACTATTGCGGGAGCATATGCCTTGTCTAAAAAAAGATTGAAGGGCCGCGTAGCCATCAATATGCTGATCTCATTTACACTGATTTTCAGCGCTGGAATGATTCCCATGTATCTGAATTTCCGTGATTTGGGACTGCTCGATAATCGGTGGGGAATTGTTATTGGGTTTGGGCTGAATACGTTCAACTTCATTATTCTACGAACCTTCTTCCAATCGATCCCCGAAGAGATAGAGGAAGCAGCCCGAATTGACGGCGCGGGCGATATCGCAGTTATGATGAAGCTGGTGCTGCCGCTGTCCAAGGCTTCACTGGCGACCATCGCGCTGTTCTACGCAGTGGCACGCTGGAACGGATTTTTCTGGTCTATGCTGCTGCTGCGAAGTGAAGACAAATTTCCGCTTCAGCTGATTTTAAACCGGCTTGTCGTGCAAATGAAGCCATCTGAGAGCATGATGAATGATATTGCCTTTAGTACAGGGGAAACCGTAATTTATGCAACGATTATTGTTGCTATTCTGCCGATCATTATCGTGTATCCATTCATCCAGAAATACTTTGTCAAAGGCGTTATGATTGGATCTTTGAAAGGCTAA
- a CDS encoding extracellular solute-binding protein, which translates to MKRKSLLVLSMLLLGGSLLSACGGNNNASQEPGNTQASPEATATEGSTGNSYLASEKALNLDIFYFDNTGTVKMDAPVLKKAAELTNISLNNVASAGGEEKQAYNLMLASGTIPDIISYYTADLNTIGDQGALAPLNEAIDKYAPNFKKFLDENEDVKKAITTPDGNIYVVPFVADGTASTGWFIRQDWLDKLGLQEPKTVDEFYEVLKAFRDKDPNGNGKKDEVPYFQRDNVVGVFSLLPLWDAFHTFYIKDNKIVFGPYEDQFETGISNIAKWYSEGLIDKEIYTRAKAREALLGNNTAGATHDWFASTSNFNNSLKEQVPDINLIPFAPPASASGKVFEVGMRAKLSGYGWAISAQSKHLEEAMKYFDFWWTEEGRRLFNFGLEGDTYTLVDGKPIFTDDVLSQPAVNGYLVEKFGAQLPKMGAWQDFSYEEQWTNEIALKGVKAYQDGNFISADYTLPTLNFTEEEQKRIGELKGQIDTFFAEKTQKWVMGGEDVAANFAAYKEQLKKLGVEEYLGIYNEAYTRYLEMK; encoded by the coding sequence ATGAAAAGAAAATCGTTACTCGTACTTTCGATGCTGCTCCTGGGCGGCTCCTTGCTATCGGCTTGCGGTGGCAACAACAATGCTTCCCAAGAACCAGGAAATACCCAAGCATCGCCGGAAGCTACAGCAACAGAAGGATCAACAGGAAATTCTTATTTGGCAAGTGAGAAAGCGCTTAATTTAGATATATTTTACTTTGATAATACCGGTACAGTCAAAATGGATGCACCTGTGTTAAAAAAGGCGGCGGAGCTGACCAACATCTCGTTGAATAACGTGGCTTCAGCGGGTGGAGAGGAGAAGCAAGCGTATAATTTGATGCTGGCTTCTGGTACAATCCCTGATATTATCAGCTATTATACAGCTGACCTTAACACAATTGGTGATCAAGGCGCACTCGCCCCCCTGAATGAAGCAATTGACAAATATGCCCCGAATTTTAAGAAGTTCCTTGATGAAAACGAGGATGTAAAGAAAGCGATTACTACTCCGGATGGCAATATCTATGTGGTTCCCTTCGTCGCGGACGGTACTGCTTCTACCGGGTGGTTTATCCGCCAGGATTGGCTTGATAAGCTGGGACTGCAAGAGCCGAAAACAGTCGATGAATTCTATGAAGTTCTGAAGGCCTTCCGAGACAAGGACCCCAATGGGAACGGAAAAAAGGATGAGGTACCTTATTTCCAGCGTGACAATGTTGTAGGAGTATTCTCATTGCTTCCGCTGTGGGATGCATTCCATACCTTCTATATTAAAGACAACAAAATTGTCTTCGGTCCTTATGAGGATCAATTTGAAACCGGTATCAGTAATATTGCCAAATGGTACTCGGAAGGACTGATAGACAAGGAAATTTACACCCGTGCTAAAGCGCGTGAAGCATTGCTCGGCAACAATACGGCTGGTGCAACTCACGATTGGTTTGCGAGCACATCCAATTTTAACAACAGCTTGAAGGAGCAAGTTCCTGACATTAACCTGATCCCATTTGCTCCACCGGCCAGTGCATCCGGCAAAGTATTTGAAGTGGGAATGCGCGCTAAGCTTAGCGGCTATGGCTGGGCAATCTCCGCACAGAGCAAGCATTTGGAAGAAGCAATGAAATATTTTGACTTCTGGTGGACAGAAGAGGGACGGAGATTGTTCAACTTCGGTCTAGAAGGCGATACGTATACTCTGGTTGACGGCAAACCGATATTTACAGATGATGTACTGAGTCAACCAGCTGTCAACGGTTATCTGGTGGAGAAGTTCGGTGCACAGCTGCCTAAAATGGGCGCTTGGCAAGACTTCTCATATGAAGAGCAATGGACTAATGAAATTGCTCTAAAAGGAGTCAAGGCTTACCAAGATGGAAACTTTATTTCGGCAGATTATACTCTTCCTACACTTAACTTCACAGAAGAAGAACAGAAACGCATTGGCGAACTTAAGGGGCAAATCGATACATTCTTCGCTGAGAAAACGCAAAAATGGGTGATGGGCGGCGAGGATGTAGCTGCAAACTTTGCAGCTTACAAAGAGCAGCTGAAGAAATTGGGCGTTGAAGAATATCTCGGAATTTATAATGAAGCGTACACAAGGTATTTGGAAATGAAGTAG
- a CDS encoding sensor histidine kinase produces the protein MMKWLYTTTFKARIRISMILLTVTALVVSGSTSYFIAAGILESKSYQLNQGMIDKSAQALEEKLRKVRLAVLTFMSSDQFNQLILSTSSNKQLDYFNHFKLNQSLQTPIFQMKLVEPGITSIFIKTPAGEFYSSNEERLKGASFEDSLIYPLLEKYRLPAWVESHEDDLFESRNKVLSLLFVPIIQNTSNVHVVVNVSDDILSDYLLKNSGDARLIVFTENNQLAFETDELSRLLAAEPEFRQRLVNEKGHFEYTFNRTRYLVNYSTVSFPDNWMMVHLISRNTLLKDVQLIQWVTLSTIFLFALLAMFMSGKLTRMLLRPLNHLQSVMKKVEQEDLSIRFEGRYEDELTHVGLRFNSMLDRVEMLIQERMAAEQAERIAEMKALQAQINPHFLYNTLNTILWKSHSGQQEDVREMIMSLSILFRTGLNSGEEMTTIGKELENVTQYLRIQKLCYAHLFVYEIICDKESEELPILKLLLQPLVENSILHGFKDLQGGGVVRICIEQQQDILQIEVQDNGQGFNTSLVDTGIDNSVCVEHSGFALNNIRQRLALYYRDAAELSISSNSNTGTIIKIKIPMEFKKDDEG, from the coding sequence ATGATGAAATGGCTATACACAACCACCTTCAAGGCACGGATAAGAATCTCAATGATCCTGCTAACAGTAACTGCACTGGTTGTTAGCGGAAGCACTTCGTATTTCATTGCGGCCGGTATCCTGGAAAGTAAGTCCTACCAGCTTAATCAGGGAATGATTGACAAGTCAGCCCAGGCATTGGAGGAAAAGCTTCGTAAGGTCCGGTTAGCTGTTCTAACCTTCATGTCAAGCGATCAGTTTAATCAATTAATCCTTAGCACATCCAGTAACAAGCAATTGGATTATTTTAACCATTTCAAGCTCAATCAATCACTGCAGACCCCGATTTTTCAGATGAAGCTCGTTGAACCGGGCATTACGTCTATTTTTATTAAAACACCTGCTGGAGAGTTCTACTCCAGTAACGAAGAGCGTCTGAAAGGAGCCTCTTTTGAAGATAGCCTTATCTACCCGTTGCTGGAGAAGTACCGGCTTCCTGCCTGGGTGGAATCGCATGAGGATGATCTGTTTGAAAGCCGGAATAAAGTGCTGAGTCTGTTGTTTGTACCTATTATTCAGAATACTTCCAATGTTCACGTTGTAGTTAACGTTAGTGATGATATTCTGAGCGATTATCTGCTTAAAAACAGCGGAGATGCGAGGCTAATTGTATTCACCGAGAATAACCAGTTGGCGTTTGAGACGGATGAGTTGAGCAGATTACTAGCTGCAGAGCCTGAATTTCGTCAGCGGCTGGTAAATGAAAAAGGACATTTTGAATACACGTTTAACCGAACACGTTATTTGGTAAATTACTCTACAGTATCCTTCCCTGATAATTGGATGATGGTCCATTTAATATCCCGAAATACATTGCTTAAAGATGTCCAGCTCATACAGTGGGTTACCTTAAGCACAATCTTTCTGTTTGCACTGCTAGCAATGTTCATGTCTGGCAAGCTGACCCGTATGTTGCTGCGTCCTTTGAACCATCTGCAATCGGTAATGAAGAAGGTGGAACAGGAAGATCTGTCTATTCGATTCGAGGGACGCTATGAAGATGAACTTACCCATGTCGGTTTGCGCTTCAATAGTATGCTGGATCGGGTTGAGATGCTAATACAAGAACGGATGGCTGCGGAGCAGGCTGAGCGGATAGCCGAAATGAAGGCATTACAAGCGCAGATTAATCCACATTTTCTGTATAATACTTTGAACACTATTCTATGGAAATCGCATTCGGGGCAGCAGGAAGATGTGAGAGAAATGATTATGTCTTTGTCTATTCTGTTCCGTACAGGATTAAATAGCGGGGAAGAGATGACGACCATAGGCAAAGAATTGGAGAATGTAACTCAATATTTGCGGATCCAAAAGCTGTGTTATGCCCATTTGTTCGTGTATGAGATTATTTGTGATAAAGAATCTGAAGAGCTGCCCATACTAAAACTATTGTTGCAGCCACTAGTCGAGAATAGTATATTGCACGGCTTCAAGGATCTTCAGGGTGGAGGGGTTGTCCGTATATGTATTGAGCAACAACAGGATATATTACAGATAGAAGTACAAGATAATGGTCAAGGATTTAACACTTCTTTAGTAGATACAGGAATAGATAACTCGGTTTGCGTTGAGCATTCAGGGTTTGCGCTTAACAACATTCGTCAGAGGCTTGCTCTTTATTACAGAGATGCTGCCGAGCTGAGTATAAGTAGCAATTCTAATACAGGAACCATTATTAAAATCAAGATACCGATGGAATTCAAAAAGGATGATGAAGGATGA
- a CDS encoding response regulator translates to MVIIDDIPAVVEGIANDMPWSDYSIQVVGTAYNGLDGLKLIEQLNPDIIVTDIRMPKLSGIEMIERSKRTGAKLIFISGYSDFSYAQQVVKLGGFDYILKPFTPMQLVEVICKAKAQWDEENKRQDHLQQVERKLRESMPLLKQEYLNLLVRYTSRPEKVRERWDFLNVEMDDQDYAVLAVEIDRYSNSASAVGEVEVLHFAMHNILHETITASTAAVVFRDGPDRFICLVNDRKGCDILSIAEQCRENIERYSRATVSIGVGNTVRDIIELPLSYQQAMNALSYNFYSGGNSVFAYPDYGVNSDVYIKFSSDQERELIYVIRSGAVERLELVLDNIFTEWMEGLVLPAPEKVKVFCTEMMLNIRNALHEEQELEDHRFFDKKMEEMTYNSDSIRTLRGIVGELCHRYCQEIGSKQKASAHEVINESIQYIREHLELNESVADYARQVHLSTSYYSNLFKKVTGQSVLQFVVNEKMEKAKCLLIQGISLNEVAAAVGYDERSYFSDVFKKKVGMAPSEFRKTYQ, encoded by the coding sequence ATGGTCATTATTGACGACATTCCTGCTGTTGTGGAAGGCATTGCCAACGATATGCCTTGGTCAGATTATTCCATTCAAGTCGTTGGGACAGCATATAATGGTCTCGACGGTCTGAAGTTGATAGAGCAACTGAATCCGGATATTATCGTTACAGATATACGGATGCCCAAACTTAGTGGTATCGAGATGATTGAGAGATCAAAGCGGACAGGGGCTAAGCTGATCTTTATTAGCGGATATTCCGATTTCAGTTATGCACAACAGGTAGTTAAGCTCGGCGGTTTCGACTATATTCTCAAGCCGTTTACTCCTATGCAATTGGTTGAAGTTATCTGCAAGGCAAAGGCGCAATGGGATGAAGAAAATAAGCGCCAGGATCATCTGCAGCAGGTTGAGCGCAAACTTAGGGAGAGTATGCCCCTGCTAAAGCAGGAGTATTTAAATCTATTGGTCCGATATACTTCGCGTCCCGAAAAAGTGAGAGAGCGGTGGGATTTCCTGAATGTAGAAATGGACGACCAAGACTATGCTGTACTGGCCGTCGAAATAGACCGTTATTCCAATTCGGCGTCAGCTGTAGGTGAAGTGGAGGTGCTGCATTTTGCTATGCACAATATTCTGCATGAGACAATTACAGCTTCAACTGCTGCTGTAGTTTTTCGTGATGGACCGGATCGTTTCATCTGTCTTGTCAATGATCGTAAAGGGTGTGATATCCTGTCCATTGCTGAGCAATGCCGGGAGAATATAGAAAGATATTCACGTGCAACAGTCTCCATAGGAGTAGGAAATACGGTGAGAGATATTATTGAGTTGCCTTTAAGCTATCAACAGGCCATGAATGCGCTCTCTTATAATTTCTATTCTGGGGGCAATAGTGTGTTTGCCTATCCCGATTATGGTGTGAATTCGGATGTATATATCAAATTCTCCTCAGACCAGGAGCGCGAACTGATTTATGTAATTCGTTCAGGTGCTGTGGAAAGGCTTGAGCTTGTCCTTGATAATATATTTACTGAATGGATGGAAGGACTAGTGCTCCCGGCACCTGAGAAAGTCAAAGTTTTCTGTACTGAAATGATGTTGAATATCAGAAATGCATTACATGAGGAACAAGAGCTTGAGGATCACCGTTTTTTTGACAAAAAGATGGAGGAAATGACCTATAATTCAGATTCAATTAGGACATTGCGGGGAATTGTAGGAGAATTATGTCACCGATACTGCCAGGAGATTGGGAGTAAGCAGAAAGCCTCTGCCCACGAAGTCATTAACGAATCCATTCAGTATATCCGGGAACATCTTGAGTTAAATGAATCCGTTGCAGATTATGCCAGACAGGTACATTTAAGTACCAGCTATTACTCTAATTTATTTAAAAAGGTGACTGGTCAGTCTGTACTTCAGTTTGTAGTGAATGAAAAGATGGAAAAGGCTAAATGTCTGCTTATACAGGGAATATCATTAAATGAAGTTGCAGCGGCGGTTGGTTATGATGAGCGATCTTATTTCAGTGATGTATTTAAGAAAAAGGTAGGAATGGCTCCCTCGGAATTCCGAAAGACATATCAATAA
- a CDS encoding heparinase II/III family protein, producing MSEHSPARLKLQSLVERAERLLETDREFFTDGTLLALSDSLTEAKQALAGKRCLPFNRSREFLTPREEEEILFATARFTMAPSYAYLGETDHLYGLEPALGWFEQQNMRFKSAEWLNAKAKFVLEQAEDLLNSAVYNNAVGSYDVACGDQLRLAMDCVKQTSSHASMQINEDLARSLVTCMNRIRDFRFSRILRTDTDHFCNLYTTKEGWHKLKESVLKDQIVAEQYKRIREIADSHSLEYIENAALLMQENIDYSVINQEFYVWSFTDKLINFTAPEHAVSASLAFILPAEENEQHGLGHVWIDNVEMQSASGGSIQILNNGFDKGESGSPYHWKAAALHGEPVFRWEEEYPFCGGGDRAKASRSDSSSRAAAQAQNVQKQHSLYLCNPTDQDEGAWVYSNDINIKSGESYTISFAAKLDGKFKKGLKTVVTFKDDSGTELSRFEHAFNRKSSLPNPSFQLTMQCDAIQYAFTNDVDYAIKTKKEMLYNLHDFCQGAEHWLVTNERPQGSDSYGAVQGGRLLCSIAVSYSMIKEAAVFTKNEKERLYALLEYMLRYMMDLRDRTELTPFEAQYGTSNWHTDMCAGTGYLMMALEDFPNRKTWLYNANSVLKSQLSLNLNSDYSWPESIRYHHAALERFAGYAKVLNHMLEENWFQATRLSNMFDYSIQVQTPGYQFYDGHIGTPPFGDHALGGGSEFGSYPIYLKEIERIDKSLADRMYHSWKLAGQPLKGFWGEAVALENLLGTVEYYAPLHPLELGSNQSFENAGIYTFRKNPLSADQSYFAIMSSPKPIGHGHLDQGSFIVYKNSIPLVMDSGIEGYFDVSTSWHISSYSHACMQFSTQKKHIAKSAGAINLTAGTYSLERGWVDTPKTSRVLDSATGGDIDSITIEIMNPEGQGRHIREVLYLKAYDLYVIRDSVENFEGEVLFSLPIASNTSVISGQRVLSGGYYGVDIETLFLSKLNRIWLDKGRTTRFFPSDEKISTMDYIRAVADAKEGFVTVLYPHAKGARRLEISKQEDHTIIISMEKSQVKVTTSRDKLIINQLNYM from the coding sequence ATGTCAGAACATTCACCAGCTCGATTAAAATTGCAATCTTTAGTGGAGCGGGCAGAGCGCTTGCTGGAAACAGACAGAGAATTTTTTACAGATGGTACACTTTTGGCACTGTCGGACTCCTTAACCGAAGCTAAACAGGCACTTGCAGGAAAGCGCTGTCTCCCCTTCAATAGAAGCAGGGAATTTCTTACACCGAGGGAAGAGGAGGAGATTCTTTTTGCAACGGCAAGATTCACAATGGCTCCGTCCTACGCTTATTTGGGTGAAACAGATCATTTATATGGACTGGAGCCAGCCCTTGGATGGTTTGAGCAGCAGAACATGCGGTTCAAGAGTGCAGAGTGGCTTAACGCGAAGGCGAAATTTGTATTGGAGCAGGCAGAAGATCTATTGAATAGTGCTGTATATAATAATGCTGTAGGCAGTTATGATGTAGCTTGCGGGGATCAATTACGGCTTGCAATGGACTGCGTAAAGCAGACAAGCTCGCACGCGAGTATGCAAATCAATGAGGATTTAGCCCGCTCTCTTGTTACATGCATGAACCGCATTCGGGATTTCAGGTTCTCCAGAATCCTTAGAACAGATACAGATCATTTTTGCAATTTATATACGACCAAAGAAGGCTGGCATAAGCTAAAGGAAAGCGTATTGAAGGACCAGATTGTTGCTGAGCAGTACAAGCGTATACGGGAAATTGCAGATAGCCATAGCTTGGAATATATTGAAAATGCAGCTTTGCTCATGCAGGAAAACATAGATTATAGTGTGATTAATCAAGAATTCTACGTATGGAGCTTTACTGATAAGCTGATAAATTTCACCGCTCCAGAGCATGCAGTATCGGCTTCGCTGGCTTTTATTCTTCCTGCTGAAGAAAATGAGCAGCACGGACTGGGGCATGTGTGGATTGATAATGTTGAGATGCAATCAGCAAGCGGTGGTAGTATACAGATACTTAACAACGGGTTTGATAAAGGAGAATCAGGCAGTCCGTATCACTGGAAGGCGGCAGCACTTCATGGAGAGCCGGTATTCCGCTGGGAAGAGGAATATCCTTTCTGTGGTGGTGGGGACAGAGCAAAAGCGAGCAGGTCTGACTCCTCTTCTCGAGCTGCCGCTCAAGCTCAGAATGTTCAAAAGCAACATTCGCTTTATCTTTGCAACCCTACGGATCAGGATGAAGGGGCTTGGGTATATAGCAACGATATCAACATCAAGAGCGGAGAGAGCTATACAATTAGTTTTGCCGCTAAACTGGACGGAAAGTTTAAGAAGGGGCTAAAAACAGTAGTCACATTCAAAGACGACTCGGGTACAGAATTGAGCCGTTTTGAACATGCGTTCAACCGTAAATCCTCACTGCCCAATCCCAGCTTCCAACTTACGATGCAATGTGATGCTATTCAATATGCTTTTACCAATGATGTAGATTATGCGATTAAAACCAAGAAAGAGATGTTATACAATCTGCATGACTTCTGCCAGGGTGCGGAGCATTGGCTGGTAACCAATGAGCGTCCGCAGGGAAGTGACAGTTACGGGGCTGTACAAGGCGGAAGGCTGCTGTGCAGCATAGCAGTATCATACTCAATGATTAAAGAGGCAGCGGTCTTTACGAAGAACGAGAAAGAACGCCTATACGCATTACTGGAATACATGCTTCGTTATATGATGGACTTGAGAGACCGTACTGAACTTACTCCCTTTGAAGCGCAATATGGCACAAGTAACTGGCATACGGATATGTGTGCGGGGACCGGATACCTTATGATGGCATTGGAGGATTTCCCCAACCGCAAAACATGGCTGTATAACGCCAATAGTGTCCTGAAATCACAATTAAGTCTGAACCTGAATTCAGATTATTCCTGGCCTGAGTCCATCCGCTATCACCACGCGGCTTTGGAGCGTTTTGCCGGATATGCGAAGGTACTAAACCATATGCTGGAAGAAAACTGGTTTCAAGCTACCCGGCTCTCCAATATGTTTGACTACAGCATTCAAGTACAGACTCCTGGTTATCAGTTTTATGACGGTCATATCGGGACCCCGCCATTTGGTGATCATGCGCTGGGGGGCGGTTCTGAATTCGGAAGCTACCCGATTTATCTGAAGGAAATTGAAAGGATTGACAAGAGTCTCGCTGACCGGATGTATCATAGCTGGAAGCTTGCAGGTCAACCTTTGAAGGGGTTCTGGGGTGAGGCCGTGGCGCTGGAAAATTTACTGGGAACAGTAGAATACTATGCGCCTCTTCATCCGCTTGAGCTAGGCTCAAATCAAAGTTTTGAAAATGCGGGGATTTATACTTTTCGGAAAAATCCGCTATCTGCTGACCAGAGTTATTTTGCCATCATGTCAAGTCCGAAGCCCATCGGGCACGGTCATTTGGATCAAGGGTCTTTCATTGTGTACAAAAACTCGATTCCGCTTGTGATGGATTCCGGTATAGAGGGATACTTCGACGTCAGCACAAGCTGGCATATTAGTTCATATTCTCATGCCTGTATGCAGTTCTCAACTCAAAAGAAGCATATCGCAAAGTCTGCAGGTGCGATTAATTTAACAGCAGGAACCTATAGTCTGGAACGTGGTTGGGTTGACACTCCCAAAACAAGCAGAGTACTAGACTCTGCAACAGGAGGAGACATTGATTCCATAACAATCGAAATTATGAACCCAGAAGGGCAAGGCAGACATATTCGAGAGGTCCTTTATCTCAAAGCATATGATTTGTATGTCATTCGGGATTCAGTGGAAAATTTTGAAGGAGAGGTTCTATTTAGTCTGCCCATAGCTTCCAATACATCTGTTATCTCCGGACAGAGGGTTCTGTCCGGAGGATATTACGGTGTTGACATAGAAACTCTATTCTTAAGTAAACTGAATCGGATTTGGCTGGATAAAGGGCGTACAACCCGCTTTTTCCCCAGTGATGAGAAGATCTCTACGATGGATTACATCAGAGCTGTTGCCGATGCTAAAGAAGGTTTTGTTACAGTGCTCTATCCTCATGCAAAAGGAGCAAGAAGACTGGAGATTTCCAAGCAGGAAGATCATACCATAATCATCTCTATGGAAAAGTCCCAGGTCAAGGTTACTACAAGCCGTGATAAGTTAATTATCAATCAGCTAAACTACATGTGA